Proteins from a single region of Lentimicrobium saccharophilum:
- a CDS encoding adenylate kinase translates to MLNIALFGPPGAGKGTQSALLVEKYKLAYISTGDLLRQEISEGSELGKKAKELIDRGQLVSDEMIVQLIEKRIIASADKNGILFDGFPRTMVQAYILEGLLLKLNTSLACMLSLEVPREELIARLLERGKISGRTDDNAEVIEFRLEEYNNKTKPVADFYKDRNKYIPIQGVGEISEVFDRLVQSIDNTLQKVWFNLVLTGAPGSGKGTQGRLLAKKYNLYYISTGSLLRREIKAGSEIGVKVKDIMDRGELVPDEIVIRLIESEIRQHNNVRGFVFKGFPRTIVQAYILDGLLRRLDSSVSYCIELNASTIESIKRLNARSKTPQARSYDMNTELIINRLEEYNEKTLPVADFYNKQHKFASLNAIGDEKLVFERLSEKVEAAMKMLR, encoded by the coding sequence ATGCTTAATATCGCTTTGTTTGGCCCTCCGGGCGCAGGAAAAGGAACTCAGTCTGCCCTGCTGGTCGAAAAATATAAACTGGCCTATATTTCCACGGGCGACCTGTTGCGCCAGGAAATCTCCGAGGGAAGTGAACTTGGAAAGAAAGCCAAAGAACTCATCGACCGGGGTCAGTTGGTGTCTGATGAAATGATCGTTCAGCTTATTGAAAAGCGGATTATTGCCAGTGCTGATAAAAACGGGATACTGTTCGACGGATTCCCCAGGACAATGGTTCAGGCTTATATCCTCGAAGGCCTGCTGCTCAAGCTGAACACCTCCCTGGCATGTATGCTCAGCCTGGAAGTGCCCCGCGAAGAACTGATTGCAAGGTTGCTTGAAAGGGGCAAAATTTCAGGCCGCACGGATGATAATGCTGAGGTAATCGAGTTCAGGCTTGAAGAGTACAACAATAAAACCAAACCGGTAGCCGATTTTTACAAAGACAGGAATAAATACATCCCGATTCAGGGTGTTGGTGAGATCAGTGAAGTTTTTGACCGTCTGGTTCAATCCATTGATAACACCCTGCAAAAAGTCTGGTTTAACCTCGTGCTGACCGGTGCACCTGGTTCCGGAAAGGGTACACAGGGAAGGCTGCTTGCAAAGAAATACAACCTTTATTATATCTCCACAGGATCTCTGTTGAGAAGGGAAATTAAAGCCGGTTCCGAGATCGGGGTCAAAGTCAAAGACATCATGGACAGGGGTGAGTTGGTGCCCGATGAGATCGTTATCCGGTTGATTGAAAGTGAGATAAGGCAGCACAATAACGTCAGGGGGTTTGTTTTCAAAGGTTTTCCGAGAACCATTGTACAGGCATACATCCTTGATGGGCTCTTAAGGCGCCTGGATTCGTCAGTATCCTATTGCATTGAATTAAACGCTTCTACAATTGAATCCATCAAACGCCTCAATGCCCGGTCGAAAACCCCCCAGGCCCGTTCCTATGACATGAACACCGAACTGATCATCAACCGCCTTGAAGAGTATAACGAAAAGACACTTCCTGTAGCCGATTTCTACAACAAACAACATAAGTTTGCCTCTTTGAATGCCATAGGGGATGAAAAGCTGGTATTTGAGCGCTTAAGTGAGAAGGTGGAAGCTGCCATGAAAATGCTCAGGTAA
- the hpt gene encoding hypoxanthine phosphoribosyltransferase encodes MKNKIKVRDKEFGIFIKADAIDQSVSRIADQINSDMKGKVPIFLIVLNGAFMFASDLLKKVDIESNISFVKLSSYTGTRSSQVVSELIGLNEVVKGRSVIIIEDIIDTGLTIQRMLEILHNQEAADVKIATLIFKPGAFRADYKIDYIGMEIPNDFIVGYGLDYDGFARNLPDIYKIVE; translated from the coding sequence ATGAAAAATAAAATTAAAGTCCGGGACAAAGAATTTGGAATTTTCATTAAGGCGGATGCCATCGATCAATCGGTGAGCAGGATTGCCGATCAGATCAATTCCGATATGAAAGGAAAGGTGCCTATCTTCCTCATTGTGTTGAACGGAGCATTTATGTTTGCATCCGACCTGTTGAAAAAAGTGGATATTGAAAGCAATATCTCTTTTGTCAAATTATCTTCTTACACCGGAACGCGCAGCTCCCAGGTGGTCAGCGAGCTTATCGGGCTCAACGAGGTGGTTAAAGGCCGCTCGGTGATTATCATTGAAGATATTATTGATACCGGACTTACCATTCAGCGGATGCTTGAAATACTGCACAATCAGGAAGCTGCCGATGTGAAGATTGCCACACTTATCTTTAAGCCCGGCGCTTTCAGGGCAGATTATAAAATCGACTATATCGGAATGGAAATTCCCAATGATTTTATTGTCGGATATGGTCTGGATTATGATGGATTTGCACGTAATCTGCCGGATATTTATAAAATTGTGGAATAA